Proteins from a single region of Lentimicrobium saccharophilum:
- a CDS encoding sodium:solute symporter, translating into MNPVIILTVFISYSALLFLIAGITGRRSTNDTYFTGNRNSPWYIVAYGMIGASLSGVTFISIPGEVGASGFSYMVLVLGYLLGYAFIAQVLLPVYYGRKLTSIYTYLEQRFGPYTYKTGASFFILSRSIGSSFRVFLVVNVLQIFVFDNWGIPFAVNVALFMGLILLYTFRGGIKTVVWTDTLQTTFMLAAVIVSVTIISRDMEMSLGALINQVHKSDFSRMFFSEINDKRFYLKQFFSGAFIAVVMTGLDQDMMQKNLTCRNLKDAKKNIYLMSWSLVPVNLLFLFLGALLYLYVQKMGITLPQRSDDLFPLIALKHHGAFAGVVFLIGLVAAAYSSADGSLTALTTSFSIDILGLGKNQKLSDRGKVNIRMTVHLCFAVFLTGLVVLFRSISDQSVITKLFTIAGYTYGPLLGLYAFGLFTKRRVVDRYVPVIALFSPVLSYLLSVNSMHWFNGYKFGFELLIFNGLITFLGLLFISENHNSQSGNSELNIN; encoded by the coding sequence GTGAATCCTGTAATTATTCTTACGGTTTTTATTTCCTATTCAGCATTGCTTTTTCTAATCGCCGGAATTACCGGCCGTCGTTCCACTAACGATACGTATTTTACAGGTAACCGGAATTCTCCCTGGTATATTGTTGCTTATGGGATGATTGGCGCGTCTCTCAGTGGGGTCACCTTCATTTCAATACCAGGGGAAGTGGGTGCTTCAGGATTTTCATATATGGTTCTGGTATTGGGTTATTTACTTGGATATGCATTTATTGCCCAGGTTTTACTCCCCGTTTATTATGGACGTAAACTCACTTCTATCTATACTTATCTTGAACAAAGATTCGGGCCATATACCTATAAAACCGGTGCTTCATTTTTCATTCTTTCGCGCAGCATCGGCTCGTCGTTCCGGGTTTTTCTTGTGGTTAACGTACTTCAGATTTTTGTATTTGATAATTGGGGAATTCCATTTGCTGTGAATGTAGCATTGTTTATGGGGCTGATTTTGCTATATACATTCAGAGGAGGAATCAAAACAGTTGTCTGGACAGATACGCTGCAAACAACCTTTATGCTTGCAGCAGTTATTGTCTCGGTTACGATAATTTCAAGGGATATGGAGATGAGCCTTGGTGCGCTGATCAATCAGGTCCATAAAAGTGATTTTTCCCGGATGTTTTTCTCTGAAATTAATGACAAACGTTTCTACCTTAAACAGTTTTTCAGCGGTGCATTTATTGCAGTGGTTATGACAGGTCTTGACCAGGACATGATGCAGAAAAACCTCACTTGCCGTAATCTTAAGGATGCAAAGAAGAATATTTATCTGATGAGTTGGTCCCTAGTTCCGGTCAATCTGCTTTTTCTTTTCCTTGGTGCATTGCTATACCTGTATGTTCAAAAAATGGGAATAACTCTGCCTCAGCGCTCTGATGACCTGTTCCCTCTGATTGCATTAAAGCATCACGGAGCCTTTGCCGGTGTGGTTTTTCTGATCGGATTGGTTGCAGCGGCATATTCAAGTGCCGACGGGTCACTTACCGCATTGACAACATCATTTAGCATCGATATTCTAGGACTTGGGAAAAATCAAAAACTGTCTGACAGGGGAAAAGTCAATATAAGAATGACCGTTCATTTATGTTTTGCGGTTTTCCTGACAGGTTTGGTCGTCCTGTTTCGCTCAATCAGCGATCAGTCTGTAATCACCAAGTTATTTACGATTGCCGGTTATACATATGGGCCCTTACTCGGATTATATGCTTTCGGTCTTTTTACAAAACGTAGGGTTGTTGACCGCTATGTGCCGGTAATTGCATTGTTTTCACCGGTTTTGAGCTACTTGCTCAGCGTAAATTCTATGCATTGGTTCAATGGTTATAAATTCGGTTTTGAGTTATTGATATTTAACGGATTGATAACATTCCTCGGTTTATTGTTTATTTCAGAAAACCACAATAGCCAATCCGGGAACTCTGAATTGAACATAAACTAG
- a CDS encoding IS1182 family transposase — protein MKYQQGQDREQLHIFPMSMEAAISSDNEVRMIELFVESLDIKSLGFKVDHMENGRPAYHPKDLLKLFLYGYMNRIRSSRELEKETRRNIEVMWLLKGLNPDHNTISNFRRDNPNAIKKVFRATVALAKHFNLIGGKLLAGDSTKLRAQNSKKNNFNEKKIQRHLDYIENKLGEYEKQLAENDGDKEKEQELKQQIETQQQRKQSYENIQKQLVESGEVQVSTSDPESRQMITRNNITEVAYNVQTTVDDQHNIPIDYKVTNENDSKAMGDMLRRAKVIVGNNTFTALYDKGYHTGSEFEKAAELGVEVLVAIPAVAANAPDEAYNVEHFRYEAAGDYYVCPQGSELHTNGTWYQSKAAPFKQYKTPDCKTCPVRELCTTSIKNGKIVQRNKYVEYIEANKIRIQHNQNYYRRRQAIVEHPYGTIKRQWGFNYIMTKKSIKRASADVGLVFTAYNLRRILNIIGKEALRCFLVDFLMYIVVFWALLEHFWRMQKNQLQVSLEKSSCLEPKYLLI, from the coding sequence ATGAAGTACCAACAAGGACAGGACAGGGAACAGCTGCATATCTTTCCAATGAGTATGGAAGCTGCCATCAGTTCCGACAATGAGGTGCGGATGATCGAACTGTTTGTGGAAAGCCTTGATATTAAGTCACTTGGATTCAAGGTTGATCACATGGAGAACGGTCGCCCGGCCTATCACCCCAAGGACTTGCTCAAGCTCTTTCTGTATGGCTATATGAACAGGATCCGCTCGTCACGTGAGCTGGAGAAGGAAACCAGACGCAACATCGAAGTGATGTGGCTGCTCAAAGGCCTGAACCCCGACCACAACACCATCAGTAACTTCCGCAGAGATAACCCCAACGCCATTAAAAAAGTGTTCAGAGCAACAGTTGCCCTGGCAAAGCACTTCAACCTGATTGGCGGCAAACTGCTGGCCGGCGACAGCACCAAACTCAGGGCACAGAACTCCAAGAAAAACAATTTCAACGAAAAGAAAATCCAGCGCCATTTAGATTATATCGAGAATAAACTGGGAGAATATGAGAAGCAATTAGCTGAAAATGATGGCGATAAAGAAAAAGAGCAAGAACTAAAGCAACAAATTGAAACACAGCAGCAACGCAAGCAATCCTACGAAAACATCCAGAAGCAGCTGGTAGAAAGCGGTGAAGTTCAGGTTTCAACCTCAGACCCTGAGAGCCGTCAGATGATTACCCGCAACAACATCACCGAAGTAGCCTACAATGTGCAAACCACAGTGGACGATCAGCACAACATTCCGATTGATTACAAAGTAACCAATGAGAATGATTCAAAAGCCATGGGCGATATGTTGCGCCGGGCAAAAGTCATTGTTGGAAACAATACATTTACAGCCCTTTACGACAAAGGTTACCACACAGGCAGTGAATTTGAGAAAGCAGCAGAGCTAGGCGTTGAGGTGTTGGTAGCTATTCCTGCTGTGGCCGCCAATGCACCCGATGAAGCCTACAATGTGGAGCATTTTCGTTATGAAGCAGCAGGAGACTATTATGTTTGTCCACAGGGATCGGAATTACACACCAATGGCACCTGGTATCAAAGCAAAGCAGCACCTTTTAAACAATACAAAACACCTGACTGTAAAACATGTCCGGTGAGGGAGTTATGCACTACATCCATCAAGAACGGAAAGATCGTCCAGCGCAATAAATATGTTGAATACATAGAAGCCAACAAGATTCGCATCCAACATAACCAGAACTATTACCGCCGACGACAGGCCATTGTGGAACATCCCTATGGCACAATAAAAAGGCAATGGGGCTTCAATTACATCATGACCAAAAAAAGCATCAAACGTGCCTCGGCCGATGTAGGATTGGTATTCACGGCCTACAATTTGCGCAGAATTTTGAATATCATTGGAAAAGAAGCACTTAGGTGTTTTCTTGTTGATTTTTTGATGTATATTGTCGTCTTTTGGGCTTTATTAGAGCATTTTTGGCGCATGCAAAAAAATCAGCTTCAAGTTTCGCTTGAAAAATCAAGTTGTTTAGAACCTAAGTATTTGTTAATTTAG
- a CDS encoding glutamine synthetase III family protein: MSNIRFKALELAMTRSRRQMDIFPDKVSDYFGELAFSKAVMRDYMSREAYHSVMRAAETGERIDRGVADQVASAMKAWALSKKATHFTHWFHPLTGATAEKHDAFIQPSGDGKAIEMFNANELIQQEPDASSFPSGGIRNTFEARGYTAWDPTSPAFILDRTLCIPTIFVSYTGEALDYKTPLLKASLALDKEAVAVCNYFDKNINRVYATLGWEQEYFLVDTALYNARPDLVLTGRTLFGHSSAKDQQLSDHYFGIIPEKVIDFMREFEYEAHRLGIPVRTRHNEVAPNQFECAPVYEEVNVAVDHNQLLMHLLEKVSKRHGYTVLLHEKPYAGVNGSGKHNNWSMSTDLGENLLSPGKTPKSNLRFLTFLVNILKALDTNADILRAYIASAGNDLRLGAHEAPPAIISAFIGTQLTETLDLIEKLGKKALSKTGESNGNNINIPRIPEILMDNTDRNRTSPFAFTGNKFEFRAVGSSSSCAKPMIVLNLIVADQLKKFRNDVDKLIAEKVRKEEAILQVISRYIAESRRIRFEGNSYSEEWIKEAAKRGLSNIPDTPHAMKSLLRKEAIRIFEEHNVLTEREIRARYEIKLENYVRKIQIESRVMGDLAINHIIPISIRYQNQLIDNVKGLKEVLDNKTYVALSKNQLDTIREISEHISIIRDRVIKMTEARRLVNRITDIEKQAVAYKEKVLVFFDEIRYHADKLELMVDNEIWPLPKYRELLFIR; encoded by the coding sequence ATGAGCAACATCAGATTTAAAGCCCTTGAACTTGCCATGACAAGGTCTCGCAGGCAGATGGATATATTTCCTGATAAAGTATCCGATTATTTCGGAGAATTGGCCTTCAGTAAGGCGGTAATGCGTGATTACATGTCGCGTGAAGCCTACCACTCTGTGATGCGCGCTGCTGAAACCGGAGAAAGAATTGATCGTGGTGTTGCCGACCAGGTCGCATCCGCCATGAAAGCATGGGCACTGAGCAAAAAGGCGACACACTTTACACATTGGTTTCATCCGCTTACCGGAGCAACTGCAGAAAAGCACGACGCCTTTATTCAGCCTTCCGGCGACGGAAAAGCTATAGAAATGTTCAATGCCAATGAGTTGATTCAGCAGGAACCTGACGCTTCGAGCTTTCCCAGCGGTGGTATTCGCAATACCTTTGAAGCAAGAGGTTACACTGCATGGGACCCGACCTCGCCTGCATTCATTCTCGACCGTACGCTCTGTATCCCAACTATTTTTGTTTCCTATACCGGAGAAGCGCTTGATTATAAAACTCCGCTGTTGAAAGCCTCTCTGGCATTAGATAAGGAAGCTGTTGCAGTGTGTAACTATTTCGATAAAAACATTAACAGGGTTTATGCGACATTAGGCTGGGAGCAGGAATATTTCCTAGTAGACACTGCTCTATACAATGCCAGGCCTGACCTGGTTCTGACAGGAAGGACACTTTTCGGCCATTCAAGTGCAAAGGATCAGCAACTGTCTGATCATTATTTTGGAATTATTCCTGAAAAGGTAATTGATTTCATGCGGGAGTTCGAATATGAAGCTCACAGGTTGGGTATTCCTGTCAGAACCCGGCACAACGAGGTGGCTCCTAATCAGTTTGAATGTGCACCGGTTTACGAAGAGGTAAATGTAGCGGTTGACCATAACCAATTGCTTATGCATTTGCTGGAGAAAGTCAGTAAGCGGCATGGTTATACTGTTTTGTTGCACGAAAAACCTTATGCCGGAGTGAACGGATCTGGAAAACACAACAATTGGTCAATGAGCACTGACCTTGGTGAAAACCTGCTTTCTCCGGGAAAAACGCCGAAATCTAACCTGAGATTTTTAACTTTCCTTGTTAATATCCTGAAAGCACTTGATACCAATGCCGATATCCTTCGTGCTTATATTGCCTCGGCAGGGAACGACCTCAGGCTGGGAGCTCATGAAGCACCTCCTGCCATTATTTCTGCCTTTATTGGTACACAACTTACCGAGACACTTGACCTGATTGAAAAACTCGGTAAAAAGGCGCTTTCAAAAACCGGTGAAAGCAATGGAAATAACATCAATATCCCTCGCATCCCAGAGATATTGATGGATAATACCGATCGCAACCGTACTTCTCCTTTCGCGTTTACCGGTAATAAATTTGAATTCAGGGCCGTTGGTTCATCGTCAAGCTGTGCAAAACCAATGATTGTGCTGAACCTTATTGTTGCAGACCAGCTGAAGAAATTCAGAAATGATGTTGATAAATTGATTGCTGAAAAAGTCAGGAAGGAGGAAGCAATTCTTCAGGTCATCAGCCGTTACATTGCAGAATCGAGAAGGATAAGGTTTGAAGGTAACAGCTACAGTGAAGAGTGGATTAAGGAGGCTGCCAAACGTGGCCTGTCAAACATTCCTGATACCCCTCATGCCATGAAATCTCTGCTCCGGAAAGAGGCAATCCGGATATTTGAAGAACACAATGTTCTGACGGAGCGCGAAATAAGGGCCCGATATGAAATCAAGCTGGAGAATTATGTGAGAAAAATCCAGATCGAATCACGTGTAATGGGAGACCTGGCTATAAATCATATTATTCCGATTTCAATACGTTATCAGAATCAATTGATTGATAATGTTAAGGGTCTTAAGGAGGTGCTGGATAACAAAACTTATGTTGCCCTCTCAAAGAATCAGTTGGATACAATAAGGGAAATCAGCGAGCATATTTCCATAATCCGCGACCGTGTTATTAAAATGACTGAGGCCCGGAGGCTGGTTAACCGTATTACTGATATTGAGAAGCAAGCTGTTGCATATAAAGAAAAGGTGCTGGTGTTCTTTGATGAAATCAGATACCATGCCGATAAGCTTGAGCTGATGGTGGATAATGAAATCTGGCCATTACCCAAATATCGTGAGTTGCTCTTTATCCGATAA
- a CDS encoding DUF2061 domain-containing protein, whose protein sequence is MSAVTGRKRNKTQNIEDETLFRDSPQRSFIKALTYRLLASGVMFFVFFIIFRSTTKRTLNESLGDASLISIIDFTVKLTIYYFHERIWSGINWGKYWRRNYWARRAWKRAYRKAHK, encoded by the coding sequence ATGAGCGCAGTTACCGGCCGGAAACGAAATAAAACACAAAATATTGAAGATGAAACACTATTCCGCGACAGCCCGCAACGGAGTTTTATCAAGGCATTGACTTACCGTTTGCTCGCTTCCGGGGTAATGTTTTTTGTTTTCTTTATTATTTTCCGCAGCACAACCAAACGTACGCTGAATGAAAGCCTTGGCGACGCTTCCCTGATCAGTATTATCGATTTTACGGTAAAACTGACTATTTATTATTTTCATGAAAGGATATGGTCAGGAATTAACTGGGGCAAATACTGGAGACGAAATTACTGGGCCAGGAGAGCCTGGAAACGGGCCTACCGCAAGGCTCACAAATAA
- a CDS encoding DUF4831 family protein, whose protein sequence is MKNRGLSSLIIPVIFLALLPGATSGQVHVVPFGKGMPPVEQNGIIYALPRNVIKVQLAVSKTETFKGPYADFAVKYLGLSSFISKNSVEYSIAEVSLEVLAETDPGQYYFIELDEKAKSGRSLLFAMNEQGFISGYADASKVPGRRKQTADGKPLASGAVSPFIDLLQPKILEKVDTIIRRISVDTSTFEDIFIKRSISERSTEQLAKETAELIRKIDDNKFNLITGYQEVNYSKDALEFMISQLEKTKQEYLALFRGVSHTSVTKHVFYVTPGNNPEGMLETICGFSGSEGITARNTPGAESVSLLIESMNQISSIREFITQREVPSKGKRGLYYRIPEKARISLKSGNRVLEQKEAMISQLGVVTFLPAGIFSNVKLNPLSGGIELISSE, encoded by the coding sequence ATGAAAAATAGAGGTTTATCTTCATTGATTATTCCCGTTATCTTTCTGGCTCTCCTGCCAGGGGCGACATCAGGACAGGTTCACGTGGTTCCTTTTGGCAAAGGAATGCCTCCTGTTGAGCAAAATGGAATTATCTATGCCCTCCCAAGAAATGTTATCAAAGTGCAACTTGCAGTTTCGAAAACAGAAACGTTTAAGGGACCTTATGCTGATTTCGCTGTTAAGTATTTAGGCCTTTCTTCTTTTATTTCAAAGAATTCTGTTGAATATTCCATCGCTGAAGTAAGTCTGGAGGTGCTTGCTGAAACAGACCCCGGGCAATATTATTTTATAGAGTTGGATGAGAAGGCAAAGTCGGGAAGATCTCTTCTTTTTGCGATGAATGAGCAGGGTTTTATCAGCGGATATGCTGATGCATCAAAAGTGCCTGGCCGGAGAAAACAGACTGCGGACGGTAAACCACTGGCATCAGGTGCCGTTTCTCCGTTTATCGACCTGCTTCAGCCTAAAATACTTGAGAAGGTTGATACCATTATCCGCCGGATCAGTGTGGATACAAGTACTTTTGAGGATATCTTTATAAAACGGAGTATCTCCGAAAGATCGACCGAACAGCTGGCAAAGGAAACTGCTGAACTGATCAGAAAAATCGACGATAACAAATTCAACCTGATTACAGGATATCAGGAGGTGAATTATTCAAAGGATGCTTTGGAATTCATGATTTCGCAACTTGAAAAGACAAAGCAGGAATATCTGGCGCTGTTCAGGGGAGTGAGCCACACTTCTGTCACAAAGCATGTTTTTTATGTCACCCCTGGTAATAACCCGGAAGGAATGCTTGAAACCATTTGCGGTTTTTCAGGATCAGAAGGAATTACTGCGCGTAATACTCCCGGTGCTGAGTCAGTTAGCCTGTTGATTGAATCGATGAATCAGATATCTTCAATAAGAGAATTTATCACTCAAAGGGAAGTGCCTTCTAAAGGGAAACGGGGGCTGTATTACAGGATACCGGAGAAAGCCCGGATCAGCCTGAAGTCCGGTAACCGGGTTTTAGAGCAGAAAGAAGCAATGATCAGTCAGTTGGGTGTGGTCACATTCCTTCCTGCAGGGATATTTTCCAATGTTAAACTGAACCCGTTGTCAGGGGGCATCGAACTTATCTCCTCTGAGTAA
- a CDS encoding YIP1 family protein gives MNRSAFFERLKNLLLFPVYEWKVISLEKRALSDVFTTYVWRLILAGGFAQFIGSFFYVRNVLDIDAYRFSFPLVQALIYVAVQFLVIIVGSLFIRGIVFRFKSEKSLIKAVKLFAFSYTPVLIVFIIANLHQVLLIALLPGVYAIYLFWTGCQEMLSTPKTRRLSFSMIYMIVTLGLLFIFTRMFGYLSSLIFTGFDGV, from the coding sequence ATGAACCGGAGTGCATTTTTTGAGAGGTTAAAGAACCTGCTGCTTTTTCCTGTTTACGAATGGAAGGTGATAAGCCTTGAAAAGAGGGCGCTCAGTGATGTATTTACAACTTATGTCTGGCGTTTAATCCTTGCAGGCGGCTTTGCCCAGTTTATAGGGAGTTTTTTCTATGTAAGAAATGTACTAGATATTGATGCCTACAGATTCTCATTTCCGTTGGTACAGGCCTTAATCTATGTTGCAGTCCAGTTTCTGGTAATCATAGTTGGTTCACTTTTCATCAGGGGGATTGTTTTCAGGTTCAAATCTGAAAAGAGTCTGATTAAAGCAGTCAAACTGTTTGCTTTTTCTTACACTCCTGTTCTGATTGTTTTTATAATTGCAAACCTGCACCAGGTTTTGTTAATTGCCCTTTTGCCCGGAGTTTATGCGATATACCTCTTCTGGACCGGTTGTCAGGAAATGCTTTCAACTCCTAAAACCAGGAGGCTTTCATTTTCAATGATTTATATGATTGTTACCCTGGGATTGCTATTTATTTTTACCAGAATGTTCGGGTATCTGTCATCATTGATATTCACAGGCTTTGACGGAGTTTAA
- the kdsA gene encoding 3-deoxy-8-phosphooctulonate synthase: protein MTIKTTPDIPGIRQYNNGNFFLIAGPCVVENHDMPLEIALVIKEITDRLEIPFIFKASYRKANRSRQDSFSGIGDIAALESIARVKSQLDLPVITDIHSAQEAEVASRYVDILQIPAFLCRQTDLLEAAAKTGKWVNIKKGQFLAPESMKFAVEKVTGTGNNNVMITDRGSMFGYQDLVIDMRGIPAMQEFGHPVILDITHSLQQPNQPGGISGGKPAMISTIARAGIAAGVDGIFLETHPDPSNAKSDGANMLNINLLEKLLSDLVMIRQAYLRTQ from the coding sequence ATGACTATAAAAACAACTCCCGACATACCTGGCATCAGGCAATATAATAACGGCAACTTTTTTCTGATTGCCGGTCCTTGCGTGGTTGAAAACCATGATATGCCACTTGAAATCGCTTTGGTAATCAAGGAAATTACTGATAGACTTGAAATACCGTTTATTTTTAAAGCTTCCTACAGAAAAGCCAACCGGTCGAGGCAGGATTCCTTCAGCGGGATCGGCGATATTGCAGCCCTTGAAAGCATTGCCAGGGTGAAAAGTCAGTTGGATTTGCCGGTAATCACAGATATTCATTCAGCGCAGGAAGCAGAAGTTGCATCCCGTTATGTTGATATCCTGCAAATCCCGGCATTTTTATGCCGGCAGACTGACCTGCTGGAAGCGGCTGCAAAAACCGGCAAGTGGGTAAACATTAAAAAGGGACAGTTCCTGGCACCGGAATCAATGAAATTTGCTGTAGAAAAGGTCACCGGAACCGGGAACAATAATGTAATGATTACTGATCGGGGAAGCATGTTCGGATACCAGGACCTGGTAATTGACATGCGTGGAATTCCGGCAATGCAGGAATTCGGACACCCTGTTATACTGGATATCACCCATTCACTTCAACAGCCGAACCAGCCGGGTGGTATTAGCGGAGGCAAGCCGGCAATGATATCCACAATTGCCAGAGCAGGCATAGCGGCAGGCGTGGATGGCATTTTTCTTGAAACACATCCGGACCCGTCCAATGCCAAATCCGATGGTGCAAACATGCTGAATATCAACTTACTGGAAAAACTATTAAGCGATCTGGTTATGATACGCCAGGCATATCTTCGCACCCAATAA
- a CDS encoding replication-associated recombination protein A, with amino-acid sequence MTNLPPLAEQLRPVDFDDFVGQQHLIGSEGILRKAVESGTLPSIIFWGPPGVGKTTLAHIISRKLKKPFFTLSAINSGVKDIREVIENARSSGQNALLFIDEIHRFSKSQQDSLLGAVEKGIVTLIGATTENPSFEVISPLLSRCQIYILKPLDESDLRIITTKALAKIRVLTGLDIRIREDEALLRISGGDARKLLNALEIIAGVQNPQDDIIEIDNKTTLQIIQQNLAMYDKKGEMHYDIISAFIKSMRGSDPNAAVYWLARMIESGEDPKFIARRMLILASEDIGNANPNALLLANACFDAVHKTGYPECRIILSQCAVYLACSPKSNATYMAIEEALSVVRSKGDLPVPLPIRNAPTGLMKNLGYGNDYRYAHSYEGNFAEMEFLPSKISGTRFYDPGKNPREEEIRKYLKNLWKNKYQY; translated from the coding sequence ATGACTAATCTTCCTCCACTGGCCGAGCAGCTTCGTCCTGTTGATTTTGATGATTTTGTTGGTCAGCAGCATTTGATAGGCAGTGAGGGCATTCTCAGAAAAGCGGTAGAATCGGGGACTCTTCCATCCATAATTTTCTGGGGACCTCCCGGTGTGGGCAAAACTACACTGGCCCATATCATTTCGAGAAAACTGAAGAAGCCCTTTTTCACACTGAGTGCCATCAACTCAGGCGTTAAAGACATCAGGGAAGTAATTGAGAATGCCAGAAGTTCAGGTCAAAATGCGCTATTGTTTATTGATGAGATTCACCGCTTCAGCAAATCGCAGCAGGACTCACTATTGGGTGCTGTTGAAAAAGGTATCGTTACACTGATTGGCGCCACCACTGAAAATCCTTCATTTGAAGTAATCTCTCCGCTTCTTTCGAGATGCCAGATTTATATTCTTAAACCGTTGGATGAAAGCGACCTTCGAATTATTACAACTAAAGCGTTGGCTAAAATTAGAGTCCTGACAGGTCTTGATATCAGAATCAGGGAAGATGAAGCCCTGCTCAGGATATCGGGAGGAGATGCACGTAAATTGCTGAATGCCCTCGAAATAATTGCAGGGGTTCAAAACCCGCAGGATGACATCATTGAAATAGACAACAAAACCACCCTGCAGATCATACAGCAAAATCTTGCTATGTATGACAAAAAAGGTGAAATGCACTACGATATCATTTCTGCATTTATCAAATCGATGCGCGGAAGCGACCCGAATGCAGCGGTCTACTGGCTGGCAAGAATGATAGAATCGGGAGAAGACCCGAAATTCATTGCACGGCGGATGTTGATTCTGGCCTCAGAAGATATCGGAAATGCAAATCCGAATGCCCTCCTGCTTGCCAATGCCTGTTTTGATGCTGTGCATAAAACCGGATATCCCGAGTGCAGGATCATCCTCTCGCAATGTGCTGTTTATCTGGCGTGTTCCCCCAAAAGCAATGCCACCTATATGGCAATTGAGGAGGCACTGTCTGTTGTCAGAAGTAAAGGAGATTTGCCGGTTCCCCTGCCAATAAGAAATGCCCCCACCGGTTTAATGAAAAACCTGGGCTATGGAAACGATTATCGCTACGCCCACAGCTATGAAGGTAACTTCGCAGAAATGGAATTCCTTCCTTCAAAGATATCCGGAACCAGATTCTATGACCCGGGCAAAAATCCCAGAGAGGAAGAAATCAGAAAATACCTGAAGAATCTCTGGAAAAACAAATACCAGTATTAA
- a CDS encoding DEAD/DEAH box helicase, which translates to MEELPEISELSFRHFGFDQSIQDGLDSIGFETPTPIQEKIIPLIMQGRDVIGCAQTGTGKTAAYLLPVLHRVITNPVKGINTMIIAPTRELALQIAQQLEGFSYFMNISSLAIYGGTDGIEWEQQKRALTQGVDIVVATPGKLISFLNMDIVPVSNLQHLILDEADRMLDMGFFDDIMRIISYLPENRSTLLFSATMPPRIRELSKLILKHPEEVNIAISKPAQGILQVAYLVYEKQKTPLLASLIRGRDLPSILVFSSTKSKVKSIAKELKAEGFEVSDIHSDLEQSEREKVLLKFRNRQLQMLVATDVLSRGIDVENISVVINYDVPHDAEDYVHRVGRTARAEQTGIAITFISEDEQYQFSRIEKLIDTVIRKQMPPPELGPGPEYNPKPGQSRPGRRQGNGKNRGKKGAR; encoded by the coding sequence ATGGAAGAACTTCCTGAAATTTCCGAATTATCATTCCGGCATTTTGGTTTTGATCAATCTATTCAAGATGGCCTTGATTCCATTGGGTTTGAGACGCCAACTCCAATCCAGGAAAAAATAATTCCTCTTATTATGCAGGGCAGGGATGTAATCGGTTGTGCTCAAACGGGGACCGGCAAAACAGCAGCATATCTCTTGCCGGTGCTTCACAGGGTTATTACTAATCCTGTAAAAGGAATCAATACAATGATTATTGCTCCAACGCGGGAGCTGGCGCTGCAGATTGCGCAGCAACTCGAGGGATTCAGTTATTTTATGAATATCAGCTCCCTGGCTATTTATGGTGGAACGGATGGAATAGAATGGGAGCAGCAAAAGCGTGCACTAACCCAGGGGGTTGATATAGTGGTTGCTACACCAGGAAAGTTGATCTCTTTTCTGAATATGGATATTGTTCCGGTCAGTAATCTTCAGCACCTGATCCTCGATGAAGCCGACCGTATGCTTGATATGGGATTTTTTGATGATATCATGCGAATCATCAGTTACCTTCCCGAAAACCGGAGTACACTGCTCTTCTCTGCAACCATGCCACCAAGAATCCGGGAATTGAGCAAACTGATTCTGAAGCATCCAGAAGAAGTGAACATTGCCATTTCTAAACCGGCGCAGGGAATCCTTCAGGTGGCCTATCTGGTTTACGAGAAGCAGAAAACACCGCTGCTTGCCTCATTAATACGGGGCCGGGATCTTCCGAGTATTCTGGTGTTTTCTTCAACCAAATCAAAAGTAAAGTCTATTGCAAAGGAACTGAAAGCAGAAGGTTTTGAAGTATCAGATATTCATTCGGATCTGGAGCAATCTGAACGTGAAAAAGTTCTTCTGAAATTCAGAAACAGGCAACTTCAGATGCTGGTAGCCACGGATGTGCTTTCACGCGGTATAGATGTTGAAAATATCAGTGTGGTCATCAATTATGATGTGCCTCACGATGCAGAAGATTATGTTCACAGGGTTGGCCGAACGGCCAGGGCTGAACAGACGGGGATCGCCATCACCTTTATCAGTGAAGATGAACAGTACCAGTTTTCCCGTATAGAAAAACTGATTGATACGGTGATCAGGAAACAAATGCCGCCGCCTGAGCTGGGGCCAGGTCCTGAATACAATCCGAAACCCGGTCAGTCCCGGCCCGGACGCAGGCAAGGTAACGGCAAAAACAGGGGAAAGAAGGGCGCCAGATAA